GCCGAGGCGCGCAGCAGCGCGCGCAGCTGGGTCAGGAACATCTTCGGCTCGGCGAGCGAGTAGCGCACCGCGCGCAGGCCGAGCGCGGGATTGGGCTCCATGCGCGCATGGGCGCCGTTGAGCGCCTTGTCGGCGCCGACGTCGAAGGTGCGGATGGTGACCGGCTTGTTCGGCAGCGCCTTGACCACCGCGCGGTAGGCCTCGTACTGCTCCTCCTCGTCGGGCAGCACGTCGCGGCCGATGAAGAGGAACTCGGTACGGTAGAGCCCGATGCCGTCGGCGTTCGCGGTCTTGACCGAGGGCAGGTCCTTGGGCCCCTCGATGTTGGCGAGCAGGTTGATGGTCTCGCCGTCGAGCGTGGCGGCGCGCGTGTCGCGCAGGCGGTTGAGCTTGGAGCGCTCGATCTCGAGCTCGCTGCGGCGCAGGCGGTATTCCTCGACGATCTCGTCGCCGGGGGCGACGATGATGACGCCGCGGGTTCCGTCGACGATGACGAGCTCGTCGTCCTCGAGCAGATCGCGCACATGATGCAGGCCGACCACCGCCGGAATCTTGAGGCTGCGGGCAACGATCGCGGTGTGGCTGGTGGGGCCGCCGACGTCGGTGACGAAGCCGGCGATATTGTGGTCGCGAAAGCCGATGGTGTCGGCGGGCGACAGGTCGTGGGCGACGACGATGGTGCCGAGCCCGTCGCGGCGCTTCGGTGGCAGTCGTCCGGGGTGGCCGAGCAGCACCTTGACCAGGCGCTCGACCACCTGCACGACGTCTGCCTGGCGCTCGCGCAGGTAGGGGTCCTCGATCTGGCGGAACTGCTCGACGACGTGCTCCATCTGCTGCACCAGCGCCCATTCGGCGTTGCAGCGGCGTTCGGTGACGAGCTTGCGCGCGGCGTCGATCAGCATCGGGTCGGCGAGCATCATCAGCTGCAGGTCGACGAAGGCGCCGACCTCGCTGTGCCCCTGTCCGGAACTGGTCACCGCCTTGAGGCCGACGAGCTCGCCCTGCACGGTGGCGAGCGCCTCGTCGAGCCGGCTCAGTTCCTCGTCGAGGTACTTGGGCGCGACGTGGTAGTGGTTGACCTCGAGCAGCGCGTGCGAGACCAGGTGCACATGGCCGATCGCGATGCCCTGGGAGACCGGCAGACCGTGAAGGGTGAAGGGCATCTCACTCCCCTTCGCCGAAGCGGTCGGCGATCAGGTCCCGGATCGACTGCAGGGCCTCGTCCTCGCGCTCGCCCTGGGTGTCGATGGTGATCGTGCTGCCCTTGGCGGCGGCCAGCATCATGACGCCCATGATGCTCTTGGCGTTGACCCGGCGTCCGTTGCGCTCGAGCCAGACTTCGCACGGGAAGGTGCTGGCGAGCTGCGTGAGCTTGGCCGAGGCGCGCGCGTGCAGGCCGAGCTTGTTGATGATGGCGGCGTCTCCTCGCGGCATGGTGCGGGTGTCTCCGATCGGTTCTGGTTATGTCGCGGCGTTGCGTGGCGGGGGAATCAGCTGGGCGTGACGTGCAGCACACCGTCGCAGGCACCGGTGACGGCGCGCTTGAGCAGGGTCGGCAGGTCGCGGTCACGGTAGGTGAGCACCCGCAGCAGCATCGGCAGGTTCACCCCGGCGACCAGCTCGACCTGGTCGGGCACGATGAGCTTGGCCGCGATGTTGCTCGGGGTGGCGCCGTAGATGTCGGTGAGCAGCAGCACGCCGTCGCCGCTGTCGACCCAGCCGAGCATGCTGCGCGCGAGCGGCAGCACGTCGAGCGGGTCGTCCTGTGCCGAGACGCCGAGCTGGGCGATCTGCACGGGGCGCTTGTTGAGCACGTGGCAGGTGCACTGGATGAGGGATTCGCCGAGGGTGCCGTGGGTGATGAGGAAGATGCCGATCATGTGATTCTCCGCAGGCCCCGATTCTAGCCCAGAGGCTGCGCGCGCAGGATGAGGCCCGCATGCGCGGCATTCGGCCACGGAAAAGAATTTGTACAAATAAGATTGTCGAGAAATGATACAATCTCGGGCCCGTCGCATTCGCGCGCATCATTTCCGCTGCCTTCTCGTGCGCAGCGATGACCATAAATACAAGGAAACCAGATGACAGACACCAGGGACCCCATGGCCCCGGACGGGGCCGTCAACCCGATCGAGACCGACTACAAGGTTGGTCAGGACAACATCGTCGTCAACGTGGGCCCCTTCGGGCTCGACATCCATAACCGCGTATTTGCGGTGTCCGGCCTGCTGGTGGTCGCCTTCGTGGTGCTCACGCTGGCCTTCCAGAACCAGGTCGAGCCGCTGTTCAGCGGCATGCGGAGCTGGCTGACCTCCAGTCTGGACTGGTTCTTCATCGCCGCCGGCAACATCTTCGTGCTCGTCATGCTCGGTCTGGCGGTCTCTCCGCTTGGCAAGGTCCGTCTGGGTGGCACCGAGGCCACGCCCGACTACAGCTATCTGGGCTGGTTCTCGATGCTGTTCGCGGCCGGCATGGGCATCGGCCTGATGTTCTTCGGCGTGTCGGAGCCGCTTTCGCACTTCGGTAGTGCCTTCGGCGGCACCGCGGTGGAGAACGGCGTGCGCACCGACTGGGCGCCGCTGGGCGCGGCCGCCGGGGACGCCGAGGCGGCCACCCGGCTCGCCATGGCAGCCACGATCTACCACTGGGCACTGCACCCGTGGGCGATGTACGCCACGATGGCGCTCGGCCTGGCGCTGTTCTCGTTCAACAAGGGCCTGCCGCTCACCGTGCGTTCGGTGTTCTACCCGCTGCTGGGCGAGCGCGTGTGGGGCTGGCCGGGTCACGTCGTCGACATCCTCGCCGTGCTGGCGACACTGTTCGGCCTCGCCACCTCGCTCGGCTACGGCGCCGCGCAGGCGAGCTCCGGCCTCAACTTCCTCTTCGACGTACCCCTCGGCAACACCACCCAGATCGTGCTCGTGATCGGCATCACCGCGATCGCGCTGGTGTCCGTGGTGGCGGGTCTGGACGCGGGCGTCAAGCGCCTGTCCGAGATCAACATGGTGCTGGCGCTGCTGCTGATGCTGTTCGTGATCGGGGTCGGCCCCACGCTCGACATCCTCTCGGGCTTCTTCGGCAACCTCGGCGCCTACCTGGAACACCTGCCGGCGCTGGCCAACCCGATCGGGCGCGACGACGCCAACTTCTCGCAGGGCTGGACCGCCTTCTACTGGGCATGGTGGATCTCGTGGTCGCCCTTCGTCGGCATGTTCATCGCGCGCGTGTCGCGCGGGCGCACGGTGCGCGAGTTCATCTTCGCCGTGCTGATCGTGCCCTCGCTGGCCTGCGTGCTGTGGATGACGGTGTTCGGCGAGACCGCGATCCTGCAGGTCGTGCGCGACGGCTACGAGGCCGCGACCAAGGCCGAGCTGCCGCTGCAGCTGTTCGCGATGCTCGAGGCGCTGCCGCTGGCGCAGATCACCTCGTTCATCGCCATCGTCCTGGTGGTGGTGTTCTTCGTGACCTCGTCCGACTCGGGCTCGCTGGTGATCGACGTCATCGCCGCCGGCGGCAAGGTCGACGCGCCCTTGCCGCAGCGCGTGTTCTGGGCCACATTCGAGGGCCTGGTCGCAATCGCGCTGATCCTCGGCGGTGGCCTGGTGGCGCTGCAGGCGATGGCGGTGTCGACCGGCCTGCCCTTCACGATCGTGCTGCTGATGTCGGCGGTGGCGGTGGTCAAGGGGCTCATGTCGGAGCCGCGCTTGCGCTGAGCGCCTGCTTCGCGGGCAAGCCCGCGCCCGCGGCGGGCGGCCTCTTCCCGAGGACTGCCGCAAGGGCGCGCTTGCCCGCGAGTGCAGCCGCGATTCCACCCCGTCCTAGCGAGTCAGGCCTTCATGCAGATCGAACAACTCGAGATCCTCGACTTTCTGCGCGCCCGCCCGCCCTTCGCCGACCTGCCCGAGGAGGTGCTGCAGCGGACCGCTGCGGCGGTCGACGTGCGCTACTACAAGGCCGGCGAGGGCATCGTCGCGTTCGGCGAGCCCGCCGCCTTCTGGCACGTGGTGCGTAGCGGTGCCGTCGAGGTCTTCCGCCGCAACGGTACGCTGTACAACAGGCTCACCGAAGGCGGCTACTTCGGCGAGTTCGGCCTGCTGCGCAACGGTCGCGTGCGCTTTCCGGCCACCGCGCTCGAGGACGCGCTGATCTACCTCATCCCCGCCGCCGTCTTCACCGAGCTCTTCGAGCAGCACGAGAGCTTCGCCGACTACGTCGAGGTCGAGGACCGCACCCGCCTGCGCCAGGTGGTGTCGCGCCGGGAGGAGTCCAACGACCTGCTTTCGGCCACCGTCGACACCCTGGTGGGGCGCGCCGCGGTGACCTTGCCGAGCACGGCGAGCGCGCGCGAGCTTGCCCAGCGCATGAGCGAAGAGGGTGTGTCCTCGCTGCTGATCGTCGACGACAACCCCGAGGTGCCCGAGCTGCCCGTTCTGTCGGGCATCGTCACCGACCGCGACCTGCGCACGCGCCTGGTCGCCCCCGGCCTGCCCTACGACACCCCGGCGGGCGAGATCATGTCGCGCGGCGTGGTGGCGGTGAATCACAACCAGCTCGTGTTCGAGGCCATGCTGGCGATGCTGCGCCACAACGTGCATCACCTGCCGGTGCTGAAGAACCAGCGACCGCTGGGCGTGATCGCGCTGTCGGACATCATCCGCTACGAGTCGCGAAACAGCCTGTTCGTGGTCGGCAGCATCTTCCGCCAGCAGTCGCAGGATGAGCTCGCGGCGCTCGTGCCCGAGGTGCGCGCCTGCTTCGCGCGCATGGTGGCCGAGGACGCCAGCGCCAACATGATCGGCAGCGCGATGGCGGCGATCGGCCGCAGCTTCAAGCAGCGCCTGCTCGAACTCGCCGAGGCCGAGCTCGGCCCGCCGCCGGTGCCCTATTGCTTCCTGGCGCTCGGCTCGATGGCACGCCAGGAGCAACTCATCGTCACCGACCAGGACAACGCCCTGGTCCTCGACAACCGCTTCGACCCGGCGCAGCACGACGCCTACTTCAAGGCGCTCGCCGCCTTCGTCAGCGACGGCCTGGCGCGCTGCGGCTACAGCTACTGCAGCGGCGGGGTGATGGCGACCAACGCGCGCTGGCGGCAGCCGCTGCGGGTGTGGGAGCGCACCTTCATCGAGTGGATCGAGCGCCCGACCCCCGAGTCGCTGCTCAATGCCGGCATCTTCTTCGACCTCGACGGCGTGTGGGGGCGCACCGAGTGGGCGACGCGGCTGCGCGAGCTGATCGCCCGCAAGGCCCGCGGCAACGCGCGCTTTCTCGCCTGCATGGCGCGCAACGCGCTGCTGCGCACGCCGCCGCTCGGCTTCTTCAAGGACTTCGTGGTCGAATCGGACGGCCGCCACACCGGCGCGATCAACATCAAGCGCCGCGGCACCGCGCCGCTCGCCGACCTGGTGCGGGTGCATTCCCTGGCGATCGGTTCGATGGCGCTGAACTCCTTCGAGCGCCTCAAGGACATCATCGATGCGGCCATCCTGCCGCTCGGGCGCGGGCAGGACCTCTACGACGCGCTCGAATTCATCTGCATGGTGCGCGCCCGCCACCAGGCCGAGTCGCTCGCCGCGGGTGCCGAGCCGGACAACAGCATCGTTCCGGAGAAGCTGTCGGAGTTCGAGCGCAAGAGCCTGCGCGACGCCTTCCTGATCCTCGGCAACGCGCAGAAATTCCTCAAGTACCGTTACCAGCCCGGGCGGGCGAACTGAGGCCGCGACCATGCTGCACCTGGGCGACCTCAGGAAGGATGCCCCCGTGTTTCGCCTTGGCGGCGCACGGGCAGTCCCGGACTGGCCGGCGCGCTTTGCCGCGCTCGCCGCCGCCGCCCGCGATGCCCGCCTGCGCGCCTTCTACGCCGCCGGCGCGGTGGGCGGCGACACGCCGATCAAGGACGTGCCGATGGTCGCGCTCGACGTCGAGACCACCGGGCTCGATCCCGCGCGCGACGAGATCGTCAGCATCGGCGCGGTGCCGATCGACGGCGCCCGCATCCGCTCGAGCGCCTCGCGCTACTGGGTGGTGCGCCCGCGCCTCGAGCTGAACCCCGAGTCGGTCACCATC
This region of Thauera sp. JM12B12 genomic DNA includes:
- the ptsP gene encoding phosphoenolpyruvate--protein phosphotransferase, whose translation is MPFTLHGLPVSQGIAIGHVHLVSHALLEVNHYHVAPKYLDEELSRLDEALATVQGELVGLKAVTSSGQGHSEVGAFVDLQLMMLADPMLIDAARKLVTERRCNAEWALVQQMEHVVEQFRQIEDPYLRERQADVVQVVERLVKVLLGHPGRLPPKRRDGLGTIVVAHDLSPADTIGFRDHNIAGFVTDVGGPTSHTAIVARSLKIPAVVGLHHVRDLLEDDELVIVDGTRGVIIVAPGDEIVEEYRLRRSELEIERSKLNRLRDTRAATLDGETINLLANIEGPKDLPSVKTANADGIGLYRTEFLFIGRDVLPDEEEQYEAYRAVVKALPNKPVTIRTFDVGADKALNGAHARMEPNPALGLRAVRYSLAEPKMFLTQLRALLRASAHGKLQIMIPMLAHAQEIDQCLALVEKAKAELRAEKVKFDEGVQIGGMIEIPAAALSLGMFIRRLAFLSIGTNDLIQYTLAIDRSDEAVVHLYDPLHPAVLKLIAGTIATGARYGLPVSVCGEMAGDTLYTELLLGMGLRNFSMHPGNILEIKQQVLRADLGDLAPKVQRILKMDEPARIREAVERLTT
- a CDS encoding DUF294 nucleotidyltransferase-like domain-containing protein, with amino-acid sequence MQIEQLEILDFLRARPPFADLPEEVLQRTAAAVDVRYYKAGEGIVAFGEPAAFWHVVRSGAVEVFRRNGTLYNRLTEGGYFGEFGLLRNGRVRFPATALEDALIYLIPAAVFTELFEQHESFADYVEVEDRTRLRQVVSRREESNDLLSATVDTLVGRAAVTLPSTASARELAQRMSEEGVSSLLIVDDNPEVPELPVLSGIVTDRDLRTRLVAPGLPYDTPAGEIMSRGVVAVNHNQLVFEAMLAMLRHNVHHLPVLKNQRPLGVIALSDIIRYESRNSLFVVGSIFRQQSQDELAALVPEVRACFARMVAEDASANMIGSAMAAIGRSFKQRLLELAEAELGPPPVPYCFLALGSMARQEQLIVTDQDNALVLDNRFDPAQHDAYFKALAAFVSDGLARCGYSYCSGGVMATNARWRQPLRVWERTFIEWIERPTPESLLNAGIFFDLDGVWGRTEWATRLRELIARKARGNARFLACMARNALLRTPPLGFFKDFVVESDGRHTGAINIKRRGTAPLADLVRVHSLAIGSMALNSFERLKDIIDAAILPLGRGQDLYDALEFICMVRARHQAESLAAGAEPDNSIVPEKLSEFERKSLRDAFLILGNAQKFLKYRYQPGRAN
- a CDS encoding HPr family phosphocarrier protein, which codes for MPRGDAAIINKLGLHARASAKLTQLASTFPCEVWLERNGRRVNAKSIMGVMMLAAAKGSTITIDTQGEREDEALQSIRDLIADRFGEGE
- a CDS encoding BCCT family transporter, with amino-acid sequence MTDTRDPMAPDGAVNPIETDYKVGQDNIVVNVGPFGLDIHNRVFAVSGLLVVAFVVLTLAFQNQVEPLFSGMRSWLTSSLDWFFIAAGNIFVLVMLGLAVSPLGKVRLGGTEATPDYSYLGWFSMLFAAGMGIGLMFFGVSEPLSHFGSAFGGTAVENGVRTDWAPLGAAAGDAEAATRLAMAATIYHWALHPWAMYATMALGLALFSFNKGLPLTVRSVFYPLLGERVWGWPGHVVDILAVLATLFGLATSLGYGAAQASSGLNFLFDVPLGNTTQIVLVIGITAIALVSVVAGLDAGVKRLSEINMVLALLLMLFVIGVGPTLDILSGFFGNLGAYLEHLPALANPIGRDDANFSQGWTAFYWAWWISWSPFVGMFIARVSRGRTVREFIFAVLIVPSLACVLWMTVFGETAILQVVRDGYEAATKAELPLQLFAMLEALPLAQITSFIAIVLVVVFFVTSSDSGSLVIDVIAAGGKVDAPLPQRVFWATFEGLVAIALILGGGLVALQAMAVSTGLPFTIVLLMSAVAVVKGLMSEPRLR
- a CDS encoding PTS fructose transporter subunit IIA, whose translation is MIGIFLITHGTLGESLIQCTCHVLNKRPVQIAQLGVSAQDDPLDVLPLARSMLGWVDSGDGVLLLTDIYGATPSNIAAKLIVPDQVELVAGVNLPMLLRVLTYRDRDLPTLLKRAVTGACDGVLHVTPS